A single window of Malus sylvestris chromosome 5, drMalSylv7.2, whole genome shotgun sequence DNA harbors:
- the LOC126624412 gene encoding uncharacterized protein LOC126624412 isoform X2 has translation MEGKEDAEAYEEQPPSPIQVLQEISEEALKVAGETLQNVVPGNSSMPPLAPGHRRSRSEIVTTGHRRSNSFQKLKNQMQRAWRWGGNSRDDLRLAFNPEVLANQKRQWYQLHSKSKGHIRYTEPTSLFEHFIIAGLHPDANLETVEDAFVKRKKWEMEMINSGIVDLKLLQQRGPPIPTLEPQILFKYPPGKRLDMRLKDLASFCFPGGVKARLMEKTPSLSDLNQVVYGQEHLGKDDLSFIFSLKVADNATLYGVCLHVSEIVQRPPAILGISSPNSHSTGGLFRFLVSAPRCYCVLSRVPFFELHYEMLNSIVQQERLKRITQFASEMALTDFVPTLPNVQDNDDESPERESFDNWMDSAIPVDSPIALTAASAGIRLEDETPPSSLKIWELQSPESVSASESSDFSQVRYLDKDGRKDSQCSDDYGFEVSETRSEASERICGNYGNDHTFSEVGTSFSSRNRTFESLGSAESVFRNGHTSPEVGPSFSSRNRTLERLGSSESLFSPARSMVSEDEDDDLFSTCEKEFGDELIMEWARENKNDLLQIVCGFHALPLPQRGSELSFLPLEHLQATDYRRPPVAALGFDENSLDSFQDPGVNVMLAAAEEALALSIWTTATICRVLSLESILSLLTGVLLEKQVVIVCPNLGVLSATVLSLIPMIRPFQWQSLMLPVLPGKMLDFLDAPVPFITGIQQFPADLKRKTSDPVQVNVQKDQVKMCHLPSLPRHKDLATELGPIHARLSREGSFAKKHPVYRCNEVQVEAAGQFLEVMKNYMESLCSDLRSYTITSVQSNSDRVSLLLKESFIDSFPSKDRQFIKLFVDTQMFTVLSDSRLSSFENGGS, from the exons ATGGAGGGTAAAGAAGATGCTGAAGCATACGAAGAGCAGCCTCCGTCGCCTATTCAGGTTTTGCAGGAAATATCTGAGGAGGCACTTAAAGTGGCAGGGGAGACACTGCAAAATGTGGTCCCGGGTAATTCGAGCATGCCACCATTGGCACCGGGGCATAGGCGCTCCCGAAGTGAAATTGTAACTACGGGGCACAGACGGAGCAATAGCTTccagaaattgaaaaatcaGATGCAGAGGGCGTGGAGATGGGGTGGAAATTCGCGGGATGATTTGCGGTTGGCTTTCAATCCTGAGGTTTTGGCAAACCAAAAACGTCAGTGGTATCAGCTTCACTCCAAATCAAAG GGCCATATAAGATATACCGAGCCAACTTCACTCTTTGAGCATTTTATTATTGCGGGGCTTCATCCGGATGCTAACCTTGAAACTGTGGAGGATGCATTTgttaaaagaaagaaatgggAGATGGAGATGATAAACTCTGGAATTGTTGACCTTAAATTGCTACAGCAGCGGGGACCTCCAATTCCTACATTAGAACCTCAG ATACTTTTCAAATATCCTCCTGGGAAGCGTCTAGATATGCGTTTGAAAGATTTAGCTTCCTTTTGTTTTCCTGGAGGGGTTAAG GCACGGTTGATGGAGAAGACTCCATCACTAAGTGATTTAAATCAAGTTGTTTACGGACAG GAGCATTTAGGAAAAGAtgatttatcatttattttctcACTCAAG GTGGCAGACAATGCAACACTTTATGGTGTTTGCCTACACGTGTCAGAAATTGTTCAGAGGCCTCCTGCTATCTTAGGCATCTCATCACCTAATTCTCATTCGACGGGAGGACTCTTCCGATTTTTGGTTTCTGCGCCTCGATGCTACTGTGTGCTATCCAGAGTTCCTTTTTTTGAGTTACACTACGAGATGCTGAATAG TATCGTTCAACAGGAGCGTCTGAAGCGAATCACACAATTTGCTAGTGAAATGGCCCTTACTGATTTTGTCCCTACATTGCCCAATGTACAAGATAATGATGATGAGTCCCCTGAGAGGGAGTCTTTTGATAATTGGATGGACTCTGCAATACCAGTTGACAGTCCAATTGCCCTTACAGCTGCCAGTGCAGGAATTAGACTGGAGGATGAGACTCCACCTTCTTCACTCAAGATATGGGAACTGCAGTCCCCTGAAAGTGTCTCTGCTAGTGAGAGTTCAGATTTTAGTCAAGTACGGTATTTAGACAAGGATGGTAGAAAGGATTCACAATGTTCTGATGACTATGGTTTTGAGGTCTCAGAAACTCGTTCGGAAGCTTCAGAAAGAATATGCGGAAACTATGGAAATGACCATACTTTTTCAGAGGTTGGGACATCTTTCTCCTCCAGAAATCGCACGTTTGAGAGTCTTGGGAGTGCTGAATCTGTATTTAG AAATGGCCATACTTCTCCAGAGGTTGGGCCATCTTTCTCTTCCAGGAACCGCACATTGGAGCGTCTTGGCAGTTCCGAATCTTTGTTCAG TCCAGCTAGAAGCATGGTATCGGAGGATGAAGACGATGACCTTTTCTCGACTTGTGAGAAAGAGTTTGGTGATGAACTGATAATGGAATGGGCTAGG GAGAACAAGAACGATTTGTTACAGATTGTTTGTGGTTTTCATGCTCTGCCTCTCCCACAACGAGGAAGTGAATTATCGTTTCTACCTCTTGAACATCTTCAAGCTACTGATTATAGGCGACCTCCAGTAGCTGCTCTTGGTTTTGATGAGAATAGTTTAGATTCATTTCAAGATCCTGGG GTCAATGTTATGCTAGCTGCTGCTGAAGAAGCACTTGCACTATCAATATGGACAACTGCAACAATCTGCCGAGTTCTCTCCCTTGAAAGT ATTTTATCATTGCTTACGGGAGTATTACTAGAAAAACAAGTGGTAATAGTGTGTCCGAATCTG GGTGTGCTATCAGCTACAGTATTATCTCTCATTCCCATGATTCGTCCATTTCAATGGCAGAGTTTAATGCTTCCT GTTCTACCAGGGAAAATGCTTGACTTTCTTGACGCCCCAGTTCCATTTATT ACTGGGATACAACAGTTTCCTGCAGACCTGAAGAGGAAAACATCGGATCCTGTTCAAGTTAATGTGCAAAAGGATCAG gtgaaaatgtgtcattTGCCGTCACTTCCAAGACATAAAGATCTAGCCACTGAATTAGGGCCCATCCATGCTAGACTCTCACGTGAAGGTTCATTTGCTAAAAAGCATCCTGTATATAGGTGCAACGAAGTGCAG GTCGAAGCTGCAGGTCAGTTTTTGGAAGTCATGAAGAACTACATGGAGTCACTTTGTTCAGATCTAAGGTCTTACACAATAACAAGTGTACAATCAAACAGTGACAGG GTTTCTTTACTTCTTAAAGAGAGCTTTATCGATTCCTTTCCTAGCAAGGACAGGCAATTTATCAAG TTATTTGTGGACACGCAGATGTTCACTGTTCTATCCGACTCTCGTTTGTCAAGCTTTGAGAACGGTGGCTCCTAA
- the LOC126624412 gene encoding uncharacterized protein LOC126624412 isoform X1: MEGKEDAEAYEEQPPSPIQVLQEISEEALKVAGETLQNVVPGNSSMPPLAPGHRRSRSEIVTTGHRRSNSFQKLKNQMQRAWRWGGNSRDDLRLAFNPEVLANQKRQWYQLHSKSKGHIRYTEPTSLFEHFIIAGLHPDANLETVEDAFVKRKKWEMEMINSGIVDLKLLQQRGPPIPTLEPQILFKYPPGKRLDMRLKDLASFCFPGGVKARLMEKTPSLSDLNQVVYGQEHLGKDDLSFIFSLKVADNATLYGVCLHVSEIVQRPPAILGISSPNSHSTGGLFRFLVSAPRCYCVLSRVPFFELHYEMLNSIVQQERLKRITQFASEMALTDFVPTLPNVQDNDDESPERESFDNWMDSAIPVDSPIALTAASAGIRLEDETPPSSLKIWELQSPESVSASESSDFSQVRYLDKDGRKDSQCSDDYGFEVSETRSEASERICGNYGNDHTFSEVGTSFSSRNRTFESLGSAESVFRNGHTSPEVGPSFSSRNRTLERLGSSESLFSPARSMVSEDEDDDLFSTCEKEFGDELIMEWARENKNDLLQIVCGFHALPLPQRGSELSFLPLEHLQATDYRRPPVAALGFDENSLDSFQDPGVNVMLAAAEEALALSIWTTATICRVLSLESILSLLTGVLLEKQVVIVCPNLGVLSATVLSLIPMIRPFQWQSLMLPFLKYLQVLPGKMLDFLDAPVPFITGIQQFPADLKRKTSDPVQVNVQKDQVKMCHLPSLPRHKDLATELGPIHARLSREGSFAKKHPVYRCNEVQVEAAGQFLEVMKNYMESLCSDLRSYTITSVQSNSDRVSLLLKESFIDSFPSKDRQFIKLFVDTQMFTVLSDSRLSSFENGGS; the protein is encoded by the exons ATGGAGGGTAAAGAAGATGCTGAAGCATACGAAGAGCAGCCTCCGTCGCCTATTCAGGTTTTGCAGGAAATATCTGAGGAGGCACTTAAAGTGGCAGGGGAGACACTGCAAAATGTGGTCCCGGGTAATTCGAGCATGCCACCATTGGCACCGGGGCATAGGCGCTCCCGAAGTGAAATTGTAACTACGGGGCACAGACGGAGCAATAGCTTccagaaattgaaaaatcaGATGCAGAGGGCGTGGAGATGGGGTGGAAATTCGCGGGATGATTTGCGGTTGGCTTTCAATCCTGAGGTTTTGGCAAACCAAAAACGTCAGTGGTATCAGCTTCACTCCAAATCAAAG GGCCATATAAGATATACCGAGCCAACTTCACTCTTTGAGCATTTTATTATTGCGGGGCTTCATCCGGATGCTAACCTTGAAACTGTGGAGGATGCATTTgttaaaagaaagaaatgggAGATGGAGATGATAAACTCTGGAATTGTTGACCTTAAATTGCTACAGCAGCGGGGACCTCCAATTCCTACATTAGAACCTCAG ATACTTTTCAAATATCCTCCTGGGAAGCGTCTAGATATGCGTTTGAAAGATTTAGCTTCCTTTTGTTTTCCTGGAGGGGTTAAG GCACGGTTGATGGAGAAGACTCCATCACTAAGTGATTTAAATCAAGTTGTTTACGGACAG GAGCATTTAGGAAAAGAtgatttatcatttattttctcACTCAAG GTGGCAGACAATGCAACACTTTATGGTGTTTGCCTACACGTGTCAGAAATTGTTCAGAGGCCTCCTGCTATCTTAGGCATCTCATCACCTAATTCTCATTCGACGGGAGGACTCTTCCGATTTTTGGTTTCTGCGCCTCGATGCTACTGTGTGCTATCCAGAGTTCCTTTTTTTGAGTTACACTACGAGATGCTGAATAG TATCGTTCAACAGGAGCGTCTGAAGCGAATCACACAATTTGCTAGTGAAATGGCCCTTACTGATTTTGTCCCTACATTGCCCAATGTACAAGATAATGATGATGAGTCCCCTGAGAGGGAGTCTTTTGATAATTGGATGGACTCTGCAATACCAGTTGACAGTCCAATTGCCCTTACAGCTGCCAGTGCAGGAATTAGACTGGAGGATGAGACTCCACCTTCTTCACTCAAGATATGGGAACTGCAGTCCCCTGAAAGTGTCTCTGCTAGTGAGAGTTCAGATTTTAGTCAAGTACGGTATTTAGACAAGGATGGTAGAAAGGATTCACAATGTTCTGATGACTATGGTTTTGAGGTCTCAGAAACTCGTTCGGAAGCTTCAGAAAGAATATGCGGAAACTATGGAAATGACCATACTTTTTCAGAGGTTGGGACATCTTTCTCCTCCAGAAATCGCACGTTTGAGAGTCTTGGGAGTGCTGAATCTGTATTTAG AAATGGCCATACTTCTCCAGAGGTTGGGCCATCTTTCTCTTCCAGGAACCGCACATTGGAGCGTCTTGGCAGTTCCGAATCTTTGTTCAG TCCAGCTAGAAGCATGGTATCGGAGGATGAAGACGATGACCTTTTCTCGACTTGTGAGAAAGAGTTTGGTGATGAACTGATAATGGAATGGGCTAGG GAGAACAAGAACGATTTGTTACAGATTGTTTGTGGTTTTCATGCTCTGCCTCTCCCACAACGAGGAAGTGAATTATCGTTTCTACCTCTTGAACATCTTCAAGCTACTGATTATAGGCGACCTCCAGTAGCTGCTCTTGGTTTTGATGAGAATAGTTTAGATTCATTTCAAGATCCTGGG GTCAATGTTATGCTAGCTGCTGCTGAAGAAGCACTTGCACTATCAATATGGACAACTGCAACAATCTGCCGAGTTCTCTCCCTTGAAAGT ATTTTATCATTGCTTACGGGAGTATTACTAGAAAAACAAGTGGTAATAGTGTGTCCGAATCTG GGTGTGCTATCAGCTACAGTATTATCTCTCATTCCCATGATTCGTCCATTTCAATGGCAGAGTTTAATGCTTCCT TTTCTTAAATATCTTCAGGTTCTACCAGGGAAAATGCTTGACTTTCTTGACGCCCCAGTTCCATTTATT ACTGGGATACAACAGTTTCCTGCAGACCTGAAGAGGAAAACATCGGATCCTGTTCAAGTTAATGTGCAAAAGGATCAG gtgaaaatgtgtcattTGCCGTCACTTCCAAGACATAAAGATCTAGCCACTGAATTAGGGCCCATCCATGCTAGACTCTCACGTGAAGGTTCATTTGCTAAAAAGCATCCTGTATATAGGTGCAACGAAGTGCAG GTCGAAGCTGCAGGTCAGTTTTTGGAAGTCATGAAGAACTACATGGAGTCACTTTGTTCAGATCTAAGGTCTTACACAATAACAAGTGTACAATCAAACAGTGACAGG GTTTCTTTACTTCTTAAAGAGAGCTTTATCGATTCCTTTCCTAGCAAGGACAGGCAATTTATCAAG TTATTTGTGGACACGCAGATGTTCACTGTTCTATCCGACTCTCGTTTGTCAAGCTTTGAGAACGGTGGCTCCTAA
- the LOC126621826 gene encoding RPM1 interacting protein 13-like has product MDPGPIYISSDDELGWTDLDEEDNFDWVSDLLESVDKVTDDDDDDDDDDSDDVVVIGEVNSKPRKKSSKRTVADVDDDCVVLDGDPDKPVSVVEDSGSGSDELLVVGEKGQVACRDYPHPRHLCAKFPFKTTRHENHCDLCHCYVCDSLAPCVHWSTRGSNFDHCHATDKEETWKVLRKDFKTAKTAPLSASNNLAPTKHSPVPPLNIIRLAPNSLPQNQVSRPATVRPCTSAGRTMPSIRIPSRSHQPEYLVPKNKVQPCSVSKQLLGAHTNVVGRNRGQNIGHLGPVSSHSMFKRVGAVVNRSTFVSSNNSSCATPLIYNRTSTPMATSNGGNPLWLQGVHSSVHQNASQPMTTFVGNTVPSQPQTYSQAIPQSIYSQTFQQQGNQSQNDSQFICQYAIPSPDSSQGVYQYGNQSQNSSLQGNLGVSVTDLDFTDCNWVNTSSPNIQRPPIQQPPIQQPPIQQPPVQQPPLQQPPFQQPPIQQPPIRQPQFQQPPPIQQQPPIELSEIQSTEPVSEPAPVNEQSNKGANFNGLDTEFESWLFEAESSPAESNNAMASHLNMLSPEPTFIDSLLFDFETPWNGLAQV; this is encoded by the exons ATGGATCCGGGTCCAATCTACATAAGCTCCGATGACGAACTGGGCTGGACCGACCTGGATGAGGAGGACAACTTTGATTGGGTATCGGACCTTCTGGAATCTGTCGACAAGGTAACcgatgatgacgatgatgacgatgatgatgattCCGATGACGTTGTGGTGATTGGTGAGGTCAACTCCAAGCCCAGGAAAAAGTCTTCCAAACGGACGGTGGCGGATGTGGACGATGATTGTGTGGTCTTGGACGGTGACCCGGATAAGCCGGTTTCGGTGGTGGAGGATTCGGGTAGCGGCTCCGACGAGTTGCTTGTGGTTGGGGAGAAGGGGCAG GTAGCATGTAGAGACTACCCTCATCCACGACATCTTTGTGCCAAATTTCCTTTCAAAACTACCCGGCACGAGAACCACTGTGATCTT TGTCACTGTTATGTCTGTGACTCGCTGGCACCATGTGTACACTGGAGCACCAGAGGCTCCAACTTTGATCATTGTCATGCCACGGACAAAGAAGAGACATGGAAAGTACTGAGAAAAGATTTCAAGACAGCAAAAACTGCACCATTATCAGCTTCAAACAATCTGGCACCGACTAAACATAGTCCAGTTCCACCTCTCAATATTATTCGGTTGGCACCCAACTCTTTACCACAGAATCAGGTCTCTAGGCCAGCTACAGTCCGCCCTTGCACCTCAGCCGGTCGTACCATGCCTAGTATCAGAATTCCAAGCAGAAGTCACCAACCAGAATATCTTGTCCCTAAGAACAAAGTCCAACCATGTTCAGTTTCTAAGCAGTTGCTTGGTGCACACACTAATGTTGTTGGGAGGAACCGAGGTCAAAATATTGGTCATTTAGGCCCCGTCTCTTCTCATTCAATGTTCAAAAGAGTAGGAGCTGTTGTGAACCGAAGTACATTTGTTTCGTCAAATAACAGTAGTTGTGCCACTCCATTAATATACAACAGAACTTCCACTCCCATGGCAACATCAAATGGCGGAAACCCCTTGTGGTTGCAGGGTGTTCATTCTAGTGTGCATCAGAACGCCTCCCAGCCCATGACCACTTTCGTTGGAAATACAGTGCCCTCCCAACCCCAAACATATAGTCAGGCCATCCCCCAGTCAATTTACAGCCAAACTTTTCAACAGCAAGGGAATCAAAGTCAAAATGATAGCCAATTTATTTGTCAGTACGCGATACCAAGTCCGGATTCCAGTCAAGGTGTATATCAGTATGGGAATCAGAGTCAGAATTCTAGTCTGCAAGGTAATCTAGGTGTAAGTGTCACAGATTTGGATTTTACGGATTGTAACTGGGTTAACACTTCCAGTCCAAACATTCAGCGGCCTCCAATTCAGCAACCTCCTATTCAGCAGCCTCCAATTCAGCAACCTCCTGTTCAGCAGCCTCCGCTTCAGCAGCCGCCATTTCAGCAACCTCCCATCCAGCAACCTCCCATTCGGCAGCCTCAGTTTCAGCAGCCGCCTCCTATCCAGCAACAGCCTCCCATTGAACTTTCTGAAATTCAAAGCACCGAGCCTGTATCCGAGCCAGCTCCCGTCAATGAGCAGTCTAACAAAGGCGCAAATTTCAATGGTTTGGATACCGAATTTGAAAGCTGGCTCTTTGAAGCCGAGTCTAGTCCGGCTGAATCAAATAATGCGATGGCATCTCACCTGAACATGTTGTCTCCCGAGCCGACTTTTATAGACTCACTCTTGTTTGATTTTGAAACCCCCTGGAATGGTCTGGCGCAGGTATAG